In one window of Chryseobacterium viscerum DNA:
- a CDS encoding TetR/AcrR family transcriptional regulator produces MPRKVVQGPIRDKEKTKQKLLAAVGKILRVKGYSGLKVSKIAAVAGFDKKLIYEYFGSTDKLIDEYIKSQDYWSQVNQDVDMDFSDGGHELTKMVVLNQFENLKKNKELQKIILWELSESKPILKKLVEQREEVGEVLFGNISDPYFGEGVATRHRAIMALIVSGAYYLNLYTGYNANKFCGIDLKTEEGRKEIEGAIVELIDFAYSKKK; encoded by the coding sequence ATGCCTAGAAAAGTAGTGCAGGGCCCCATTAGGGACAAAGAAAAAACAAAACAAAAACTGCTTGCTGCAGTTGGTAAAATTTTAAGAGTAAAAGGATATTCCGGACTAAAAGTAAGTAAAATTGCCGCAGTAGCCGGATTTGATAAAAAATTGATCTATGAGTACTTTGGAAGTACTGATAAGTTGATTGATGAATATATCAAATCTCAGGATTACTGGAGCCAGGTCAACCAGGATGTTGATATGGATTTCTCTGACGGTGGACACGAACTTACTAAAATGGTTGTACTCAACCAGTTCGAAAACCTGAAGAAGAACAAAGAGCTTCAGAAGATTATCCTTTGGGAACTTTCAGAAAGTAAACCTATTCTTAAGAAATTAGTTGAACAGCGTGAAGAGGTAGGAGAAGTTTTATTCGGGAATATCTCAGATCCTTATTTTGGTGAAGGAGTAGCTACAAGACACAGAGCAATTATGGCTTTGATTGTTTCCGGAGCTTACTATCTTAACCTTTATACAGGATATAACGCAAACAAGTTCTGCGGTATTGACCTGAAAACTGAAGAAGGCAGAAAAGAGATTGAAGGCGCTATCGTTGAGTTGATTGACTTTGCATACAGCAAGAAAAAATAG
- a CDS encoding aminotransferase class I/II-fold pyridoxal phosphate-dependent enzyme translates to MSINFTTATIKDFENIPDNDMAQRAEIFYEYLDYVKSNGHMNYRLKNTSGTNAILNVNIADQNREFVSFVSSDYLGFTQHPKVKQAAIEGIEKYGTGTGATPLIGGYFDYHNALEKRISSFFKRTEDEAVVFTTGYTANSASLQCLMQKEDLAILDMAVHASVHEGCAFTNKKTFPHNNLESLEHILKVSENLYRTKLVIVDGVYSQDGDTSRINEIYNLVKKYNAFLMVDDVHGVGILGETGRGTLEQAGLLDKVDIITGTFSKTFGNLGGYVIADKKLAAFIRFHSRQQIFSATAPPSSAGIVKAIDLIDEEPIWREKLWSNINYFKKGLDDLGLDTGVTCSAIIPVKIGDPYVTGEAGKLLIEKGIYTNPILYPAVPRKDARIRMSVTARHEKEHLDKTLNAFDDINKKLHIAKK, encoded by the coding sequence ATGAGCATCAATTTCACAACAGCAACTATTAAAGACTTTGAGAATATACCAGATAATGATATGGCTCAAAGAGCTGAAATTTTTTATGAATATTTAGACTATGTAAAGTCTAATGGACACATGAATTACAGACTGAAGAATACTTCAGGAACCAATGCAATACTGAATGTAAATATTGCAGACCAAAACAGAGAATTTGTTAGTTTTGTATCAAGTGATTATTTAGGTTTTACACAGCATCCGAAAGTAAAACAGGCTGCTATTGAAGGAATAGAAAAATACGGAACAGGCACAGGAGCTACTCCTCTCATTGGTGGATATTTTGATTACCACAATGCTTTAGAAAAAAGAATTTCAAGTTTTTTTAAAAGAACAGAAGATGAAGCTGTAGTATTTACTACCGGCTATACAGCTAATAGCGCTAGTTTACAGTGCTTAATGCAGAAAGAAGATCTTGCTATTTTAGATATGGCAGTACATGCCAGTGTACACGAAGGATGCGCTTTTACCAATAAAAAAACATTTCCGCACAATAATTTAGAATCTTTGGAACACATTTTGAAGGTATCTGAAAATCTGTACCGTACGAAACTCGTTATTGTGGACGGAGTGTATTCCCAAGATGGTGATACTTCCCGTATTAATGAGATCTACAATCTTGTGAAAAAGTATAATGCCTTTCTAATGGTAGACGACGTACATGGCGTTGGTATCCTAGGAGAAACAGGTAGAGGTACTTTGGAACAGGCTGGATTATTGGATAAAGTAGACATTATCACAGGAACATTCAGTAAAACGTTTGGAAACCTTGGTGGATATGTCATTGCCGATAAAAAATTGGCAGCATTTATCAGATTCCATTCCCGTCAGCAGATTTTCTCAGCAACAGCTCCACCATCATCCGCAGGAATTGTTAAAGCCATTGATTTAATTGACGAAGAACCTATCTGGAGAGAAAAACTCTGGAGCAACATCAATTATTTCAAAAAAGGGCTTGACGATCTTGGATTAGATACCGGAGTTACCTGTTCCGCAATAATTCCAGTGAAAATAGGAGATCCCTATGTAACAGGAGAAGCCGGAAAACTACTAATAGAAAAAGGGATCTATACCAACCCGATTCTTTATCCGGCTGTACCAAGAAAAGATGCGCGTATCAGGATGAGTGTAACTGCAAGACACGAAAAAGAACATCTCGACAAAACGCTTAACGCGTTTGATGATATTAATAAAAAATTGCATATTGCAAAAAAATAA